TCAAATCGGTGCGGTTGACGCTCGACATCATCGGAGACTCGCATCGCATCCACTAGTCCGAGTGATGGCCACATCGGCGCATTGCAGCCGAGTAGCCACGCATCGCCTGCGCCTTTTGCTATCGCTTCCATTCCCATTCGGTAAGATTGAACACCCGTAACACCCAGTTGATGGCGAACACCCTTTAAGGTGCCCCAATAATTGGCGTCCAATTTAAATAACTCGACGCCCCAATCTTCTCTCATGGTTTTTACCACGTGAGTAAGGTGAGCTTGTACTTCAGGATGAGACGTATCCAAAATATACCAAGGTGTGCAGCGCCAACCTCCGTAGGTGATATCTTCAGCTTTGAGAAGTGAGCCGTCAGCGTGTTTTACAAACCAGTCGGGGTGCTGCTTAAAGACTTCTGACTCTGGTTGAGCAATAAACGGTGCCATCCAAATGGCGGGCTTTTTTCCTTTATCTTTGATGGTTTGGATAAGCTCTTTGACGCCACCAGAAAATTTGTCAGAAGGGGAGAGCCAATCACCCATGAAGGCTTGATAGCCATCATCAAGCAAGACCAATTCTAGATCGTCAAGCGTCTCTTGCATCTGGTCTACGTTGAGCTTGATATTGTCTTCGGTGACATCGGCGTAGTAGGCGTACCAAGAGCACCAACCGATTGGCGCACTCTGCTTCACGCCGGAACGCAGCCCGTGACGCTGTTTGATAAGTGTTGAGTATTCAGCATAGAGTGCAGACAGTGACTCACCGTGAAGCGCACAAAAGCTTTCGAGTTGGTTAGTGTCCCAGTTTCCTGGTTGGCTGTTTTCACCATCAAGATAAACGTCAATATCAAACCCGGTTGAGATTGAGGATATTTCGAAGTATCCCGCGAAACGATGGCATGAAGTAAAGCCAAATAGATGGTAGCCATCTGCCTGCTCGAATACCAAGTAATTGTAGAAACGCTTCGCGGCGTCATTCGGGTAGATGCGATAGCTTTCGTTGTTATCTGGGCAGCGTCCGATATCGATAAGCTGGTCAAAGGTACCGCCCGTTTGGGCTAGCATTTGGAAGCCATCGCCAAGTAATTTGGCGTGATGTTCACAGGCTAAAAAAGTGCGGGCGACTAAATAGGACTCTGGAATCGCTTCATTGTGAATGCCTTGAAACTCGAGTTCGACTTCGTTACGTACAAGGGTATGGGATACATTAGGCTGAAGTAAATCTAGGTTACAGCCATTCTCTAACATCACAGATTGAATCATGGTTTACTCTACAATCGAAAACACATAGCGTGTTATTCGAATTACAGCATGGAGATTGGGAGCTGTCTATTTTATCAATAGTATCAAGATCACGATGTGAGATTTTTTGTGACTAGATAGGGATGTGTTGATTAAGCCTAACGGCAAGTCGTCGTCAATAAATCAAAGTCACAATTAAGCATAATGCTCAATTTGTTTCATGGTTTTTAGGAGTAACCCTAATTAAATCATGTGTATGGGTGATAGGATTTCTCTTTATATTTGTTTAACTGTTCTATAAGAGGTCCTTGATATGCAATTTAGTCTAAAGAGAAAAATGGTTTTCTCTGTAGTTTTGGCGATTGCTGTTACATCTGCCATTCTCCTTTTCATGGGTTATAAGACCTTTCAAAATAACAGCTGGCGGGCGATTGAGAGTGAAAGCCGTAATACACTCCAAGCACATGCAAAAGGAATTGGTGATTGGTTCTATGATAAGAAACAAGCAGTACACGGACTTAAACAGCAAGTTCAACTTAACCCTTCAATAGATATTGTTCCTCATTTACGTCAAACCCTTGTTTCTGGTGGGTTTGGACTGAGTTATTACGGGAATAAAGAAGGTGAGATGTTCCGCCATGATCCTTTACTTAATAAACCGGGCTATGACCCAAGAGTGCGAGGTTGGTATAAACAAACATTGGCTGAGAATCGTGCCATTACTACTAAGCCCTATGTAAGTGTCACAATGCAAACCTTGGTGGTTACGCTGACTGACCCAGTCATAGAAAATGGTTCGATCATTGGTGTGGCGGCATCAAATCTAGCGTTGGACAAACTTATTCAAGATGTATTGGCAATTGAGGTTCCAGGTAATGGGCGTGCGATTCTAATTGATAAGCAAGGCACGGTCGTTGCTCATAAGAATAAAGACTTCATTCTTAAGCAAGTCAACGAGATTGCACCTGAGCTGAGCGTCTCTGGTTTAAATAGTGCCGCACAAAACCTCAAGACAATCTTCACTCAAGTTGATGGTGCTGAACGCGTCATCATGGCAGAACCCATTAAAGGGACTGATTGGCTCCTTGTGATTGAAATGGACAAAGAGGTGTTAGAACAACCGTTGTTCGATATGCTGGTCAGTCAGATAACAACAGGTTTGATTGTATTGATCGTTATGGCGGCGGCTACGTCGTGGTTTGTGGCTCGTCAATTAGTTGAACTTGGCCGAGTGAGTGAAGCACTGGCTGATATTGCGGAAGGGGATGGTGATTTAACACAGCGTCTTCAAGTGTCGAGTAAAGATGAAGTAGGGCAACTTGCCGATAAGTTTAATGTGTTTGTAGACCGACTCCATGGAATGATGGAAAACGTCACTCAAGTTTCAACGGCAATGAACAACGGTGCTGATCAAGCCAACAGTAGCGCATTAAAACGCAGTGAAAGTGTCAGTAGACAGCAAGATGAAATCGCTATGGTAGCGACTGCTGTGACTGAAATGGCGACAGCGACGTCTGAAATTGCGTCTAATGCGGACAACACAGCGAAAAGTGCGACTCACTCTGTGGAATTGAGTGAACAAGGTTTCCAGCAGATGGCTAAGAGCCAATCATCCATTAACGAGTTAGCAACTGAACTTACTAGCGCTGTTTCTATCATCAGTGAGTTGGAAGAGCATGGCCAACAAATTGCTTCTATCTTGGCAACTATTCGCGAAATAGCCGAGCAAACTAACTTGCTTGCGCTTAATGCGGCAATCGAAGCTGCAAGGGCGGGTGAACAAGGCCGCGGCTTTGCGGTAGTTGCCGATGAAGTTCGAGTGCTTTCTCAACGTACTCATGCTTCAACAGAAGAGATTGAAGACAAGATAAAACGCTTGCAACAAGCAACCAACGGCGCTGTCAAAGTGATGACACAAAGCCATGATATGGCGAAAACAAGCGTACACGATGTTGATATGGCAGGAGAAAGCTTGGCTCAAATCCGCGAAGCGATTCAGATGATCAGCGATATGGCTACCCAAATAGCCTCTGCGGCAGAAGAGCAGTCATTAGTGACGGCAGAAATAAACGCAAACACAGAGTCGGTTCGTGAAGTCAGCGATGTGATGGCGCTAGATGCGACAGATGCAGTTTCTCAGGCTGACCAACTGAGTCATTTGGCAAGTGATTTGAAACAAGAACTATCTCGATTCAAGCTTTAGTTTCGTGACCGATATTTGTTAGAACTTAAAAAGAGCACAAGCGATAACAAGCTTGTGCTCTTTGATTTATTATTCATAGTGCATTCTTAATGTCGTCTTTTTAATATTACTTAATTAGCAATATCTTATTTAAAATACTAACCTACATTAATTAGCAAAAGCTAACTAATATCAATTATTTCGTTTTATATTTGGCTCATAATGCGAGTAATAAGAAAGCGTAGTAAAATAATATTTTGTTCTATTTTTATTGAAAATGAGTTAAATGCTATTTATATTAATGACTTATTGTTGAGTTTTTGCTCTATGCGGGGTTCGGGTTAGTATTTTGTTCTTGGCTCTCCGGTTAGTAGGTGGTAGTGTGCTGTTTTTCTTGCAGATACAGTCACATACACTTTGATTACTCAAGTGTATGTATAAGCTTTTCTGCCTTCGTAAGACAAACTAATAAAGGTAAACCAAGATGGTATTTCTAACCGTTGTGTTAGCGATGTTTCTATGTGTGTTTGTTATTGCCTATTTAAAACTATCAATAGGCTCGCTTAAACACAGTGAGAATAGAAGTACTGACTTTCGATATGGGCAAGTGTTAAATAGTGAAGAATATTTTCAATCGTTAAAAAAAGATATCTTTGGTTTCGAGTATTTTTCTTCCCTAATGAAGCAAATTGAAGCTAGGAAAATGACCGTGTATTACCACCTTTCTTTAGTTAAGATTGGGCGATCTGAGCAGTCATTATACCGTTTGACACGAAAAGATAAGCTTCGCCAGAAACTGTATAAAGAGATAAACCAAAGTGTCTGCCCGACTTTTTTGAAAGTGTATAGTGATGAATATTTGGTTGTTGCATTCGCTGTTTATAAACCACTCGATAGTAAAGATGTAAAAGAAAAACAAAAGAAACTCATTGAACGATTACCTAATGAATTAGTGTTTGATGGAGGCTTGGTCGCAATGGATTACGCGATTTCATCCCTGTATATGTCGAGTAAATCGGTATTGGCCGATCTCGATAAGATGGAACGCCGACTCTCCTTTGGGATGAAAAAAGCGCTGAGCACTGTTGAAGGGTTGTACATTCACCAAGAAGAAAGCTATTGCTCTGCAATGAAGGAAAAATACTTAACTCGAGAGCTCTATCGATCAATTTGCTATGAAGAGCAGAGTTTTCATGTGGTTTACCAACCAATTTATGATGCTTTAAGTGATGAAAAGCCTTCTGCCTACGAAGCGCTGGTACGCTGGAACAATGAGCTGAACATTGGACCTGCTGATTTTGTCCCTGTATTAGAGCAACATGAGCACCTGCATTATCAATTTACCTTTATCGTATTGAAAAATGTCATTGGCGATCTTAAAGCTCGTTTATCGAGAAACCAGCTGATACCCCCAGTATCTGTAAATATTTCGACTAATGATCTATGCGCGCCTAATTTTGTCTCAGATGTTCTGGCTTTAACACTAACCTGCGAACCATTGCGTGAACGGTTGATATTTGAGATTACTGAAAACAATCAACTGATCTACAGTGATCAGTTAAAAGCCGTAGTTGAGTCGTTGACCAGTTTGGGTTTTAGGTTTTCTCTAGATGATTTTGGCAGCGGCTATGCAAATTTAGATGCGTTGAACTTACATTTTGTTTCCACCGTTAAAATTGATAAGCGTTATGTCGATGATATCGAAATAGACTCGCATAAGAAGCAAACACTGTTTCAAGTGCTTGAATTGTGTGCGCACTTTGGTCGACTTGTCGTGATTGAAGGCGTTGAAAACATTAGACAAGTTGAGATTATTAAAGCGCTTAAAAAGAGTAATATTTATATTCAGGGTTATTATTACGCGAAACCATGCGAAAAAACCAAGGCGTTTGCTTTGCTAGGTGCGTAGTGCCAACGGCCTGGATAGATAGGTTATCGATGGGATGACCGCTGCAATCCTATGACTTAGCGAGCAGCGTGACAAAGCGTAGCGCAATCGTCATCAATATTGACCACCGCGATACTATTTTTTCCATTTTTCTTTACTTGATACATGGCTGAATCGGCACGCTGGTAGACGTCTTCAAAGCGATGTTGATTACCTGTAAACAAGCATATACCGATACTAAATCCTAAGGTCAATGTAGCTTGCGAATGTTGGAGTGATACGGCTGAAAATGAGAGGAGTCGGTGACACAACTTCATTAGCTCAGTACGGTGCGAGTAGCTACAGAGTATGACGAATTCGTCTCCACCTAGTCTGCCAATTCTGCAGTTTTCCATCGCATTATTTTTGAGCCAAGCTGCAATCTCGAGCAGTAGGTCGTCTCCGGCTTTGTGTCCGAGCTCGTCATTGACGGCTTTGAAGTTATCTACATCAATGAATATCAACGCAGAGCCACTATCGCGGTGTGTTGCTAAGTGGTTTTGATAGCTCTCTAACATGGCTTTTCTGTTTAATAAGCCAGTAAGAGGATCACTGTTTGCTAAGGTTGCGAGTTGGATTTCGTAGCGCTTTTCTTGCGTAATGTCGGTATGTGTACCCATCATGCGAAGTGGCAGCCCATTGTCGTCATATTCCACAACGCGGCCACGGTCTGATACCCAGCTGTCTGTTCCGTCTTTGTGGATCATTCGGTGCATGATTTGATAGAAATCGGTTTTGCCATTGATATGGTCTTCAAATGCTCTCACGGTAAAGTCATAATCTTCAGGGTGTAATTTGCTTTTCCACATGTCGACCGTTGCACTTAGTTCATTCGCCTGATAGCCAAGCATCTTACCCCACTCAACGTTGAATATGGTCAATGAACCACTAGGGACATGCTGCTCCCATAGACAAAGGCCAGTGCCATCTAGTGTCACGCTGAGTTTCTCTTGTAAGCGGGCGTTTTCTTGTTTTAATCGTTTATTTTCCGCTTCAAGCTGTTTGATTTTATTTAAGTATTCATCCATGAAGTACGCCTTAAGCCCGCAGATTCCGTGCAGGATCTTTTTAATCTACGGCTAACAATAACCTAAGATTCATGCTTTATAAAATTCTGAGTGTTAAGGCGCAACAAAATAAATGATAGTGATAATTGATATCGGTGATTCGTGTTCACTTCTCGACATAAATCTAGCCCTGTATCAGAGAAAGATGTGACGATCTTGTGAGCAAGTAGAGGTAAATGATTAGAAATAGGTTGCCAAAAATTATAACTTATATACAAATGTAATAATTCGCAGAACAGGATGTAGGAGTTCAGCAGGATGCGAGCGGCAAATTCAGAATATCTATTAGCAGCACTTAGAAGTGTGATTAAAACAAAAGGGCGGACTTATCGCGATCTCGCAGATGAAGTAGGTGTGCCTCTTTCAACGTTTAAGCGTCATCTATATAGCCCCAATATTACGTTGGAGAGGTTACTCGATTATTGCCGTGAGATAGACACCACATTAGAAGAACTGCAAAAATTGGCCGTCAAGCTTCAGCATGACAATGAGAGTTTTTTTAATAACACTCAAGATGAGATCTTTTTTCAGTTTCCTCACTTGTATGATTTCTATCGAGAACTTAGGCATATTAGGCATCGCGACAGTCATGACCACATGAAAAAGAAATACGGTTTGGACGAGGCATCGACGTACGCGTACTTCAGAGCGCTTGAGTTGCTTGGATTAGTCAAGCTAACGGATGACAATAAAACGCAGCTCAATGGCCCCTTGTATTACCGCTTTTCTGAAGACTCGAAATTGAGCCTGAAGTACAAAGATATCCTTAAAGCGCAAGCACTGGAAAACCCTAACTGTGTTCGAGTGGGGTTTTCGCGTATGAATCTCAAAGAATCTCAACTTGATGCCTTGAATAAGATGCTCACTCAAGAGGTGCTTAAATATCATACGGAGAACATGAAGAAAGATGACGATGGTGAAGGCGCTCTGTGTAACGTTTTATTGTTTGTCACACCACACGAAACGTTACGGTTCTCAGAGGGAATACGAACGCTTCCCAACGATTTCTTGTCTCAAGTTCGGTCGCAAATCGCGCGGATTGAAGCTTAAAAAGAACAATAAAAAACCAGACTTGATGTCTGGTTTTTTATTGTTTTAGTTTCAGGCTATTAAGTCGTTTCAATTCTGTGGCATGCGACATAATGATGGTTGTCGACGTGCTTTAACTGAGGGTAGTCGGTTTTGCACTGCTCTGTCGCAGAATGGCATCTTGATTCAAAATGACATCCTTTGGGAGGAGAGATAGGAGAGGGTACATCGCCTTTAAGCGGCTCTCGTTTTTTTCTCGATCGCGGATCGGGTAATGGGATGGCAGAGATCAACGCTTGGGTGTAAGGATGCTGCGGGCGGGCAAAAAGCGAGTCGGTATCACTCATTTCAACAATGCGGCCAAGGTACATGACCGCTATATTGTCAGAGATGTGCCTCACAACGGATAAATCATGAGCAATGAATACTAACGCGAGGTTCATCGTCGCCTGCAGATCAAGAAGAAGATTGATGATTTGTGATTGGACGGAAACATCGAGCGCTGATACGGCTTCGTCGCAGACGATGAGTTTCGGGTTCAACGCAATAGCACGAGCGATCCCAATGCGTTGACGTTGCCCTCCAGAGAATTCATGAGGGTATCGCTCTGCCGCTGATTCTGGTAACCCAACTTTAATGAGCAATTCTTTGACCTTTTGAGTTCGCTCTACTTGGGTCCCTATTTTATGAATGTCGAAGGGCTCTTGCAAAATCCGCCCAATGGTATGGCGGCTATTGAGGCTTTCCATCGGGTCTTGGAAAATGATTTGAATTTCTTTACGCAACGAAACCATTTGCCTAGCGGTAAAATGGGTGATGTCTTGGCCGTCGTAAATGATCTGCCCTGAGGTCGGCTCATTGAGTTTAAGCAGTGAGCGGCCAAGTGAACTTTTTCCGCACCCTGATTCGCCAACCAGCCCGAGTGTTTCCCCTGCTTTGACGGTGAATGAAACACCGTCAACCGCGTAGGTATAAACATTGTCGCTAAATAGCCCTTTGCGAATCAAATAATGTTGTTTGAGATTGCGTACTTCTAAGAGAGTGTTAGCCATTTACGTTTCCTTCCTCTGACATAAGAAAGCAGCTGACGGAGTGATGATGACCAATAGACATCAGTTTCGGTATTCGGGTGGCACATTGCGGCATTTGGTATTGGCACCGGCTTCGAAATCGGCAGCCAGATGGCATCTCGTGCAAGCTGGGTACTGAACCCGGAATGGTGCCAAGTTGTGATTTTGGTTCGCCATCCATTCTTGGAATTGACTGAAGTAGTCCTTGCGTATATGGGTGGCGTGGAGAATCAAATAAGGTATAGACGTCGGCTTTTTCAACGACATTACCTGCGTACATAACCACCACTTCGTCACAACTTTGAGCGACGACCCCCATATCATGAGTGATCAACACAATGGCCATGTTGCTCTTGTCTTGCATCTCGCTCATCAAATCGAGTATTTGAGCCTGCACCGTAACGTCTAATGCGGTTGTTGGTTCATCGGCAATCAAGACATCAGGGTTGCAAGCTAGTGCGATCGCGATCATCACACGTTGACGCATGCCTCCTGATAGCTCGTGAGGGTAGTTATTGATTCTTTGTTCGGCGGCAGGAATGCCGACTTGTTTTAACATCTCTATCGCTGCCTGTTTTTGCTGTTTGCGCGATAGGTCAGGTTTGTGCAGTTCATACACCTCGCAAAGTTGTTTCCCGATAGTATGAACAGGGTTTAACGCCGTCATAGGATCTTGGAAAATCATCGAGATTTCATTACCACGAGTTTGGTACAGTGCTTCTGCTGGCATTTGTACAAGATCTTTGCCCTTGTAAAGAATTGAGCCCGCCGTTATTTTTCCGTATGGATGAGGGAGTAGCCCCATGATGGATGCGGCGGTCACACTTTTACCACACCCAGACTCACCAACAATACCAATGGTTTTTCCCTTAGAGACATCAAAAGAAACCTCATTGAGAACGGTGATATCACCATCATCCGTTGTAAAGGTTGTTTCAAGGCCTTCCACTGACAAAATACAATCATTTTTCATGCTTACAGGATCCATTACTTCTGAGCGAAACGCTTTTCTATTCGCGTTACTGAAGGATACGACTGGCCAGATTTAAGAGCTTTCATGGTGGTTTTTTTCTCTTCCAAATCTATCCAGAACAAGCCGTACTCCATGCTTTTTGCATCTAGAATATCGCGAGACAAGGCGGTACCGATGTTTTTGGAAGCTTGACGTAACGCCAATGCGCCGCTCTTGAAAATGGCACTGAATAGGTAGGAATAACACAATCGCACTGGGCTATTTTTTCTTGAATTAGACGAGACAACGTCGCCTTCTTGTCGACGTTAAATTCAGAGTCGTATTGTTCGATTAGGCTATCCATCGCGGGATCGGCAAAGTTGGTAAAGTTGTTAGTTTGTGGCTTGGCGTTCGAAGAGTGAAAATACTGCCAATACACGGGCATTTGTGGGGCGCCCATGCCCAAAAATGCGGCTTGGTGTTTTTTCTCAAGTAATGATTTGAAGCCTGTTGCCCCGTCTACCAACTTGAGCTCAATTTCTAGCCCCGCTTTTTTCGCTTCCTCTTTCAAAACGATCACGCGAGGTGAGTGCATTTTGGATAAATAGGTTAGCGTGATGCTCAAGCGCTCACCTGCTTGGTTTATGCGAATGCCGTCTTTGTCTAAAGCGCTGTACCCGGCCATGTCAAAGTACTTGTCTGCCAGTGCCAAGTCGAACGCTTTGGCTTGGATTTGCTTGTTGTCGTAGTCGCCAAAACCTGAACCAAAACTTTGCTGATGGGTATAGTCACCACGCAGCGCAATGTCGATCATTTTCGGTACATTCATAGAGTGGGCGATACCACGTCGTAGATCCGAATTTCCCATTTTGTCTGCATTTAGGTTAAGCCAAACGCCTGCCGCTCCTTGAGGGGATTGGTTAAAAAACCATTCTTTGACGAGAAAGCCGCGGTCGTACAAATCGCCTTTCGCTTTTTCGTGCCAGATGGAAGGGAAGACCATGTAATAGGCATCAAGCTCGCCTTTTTCAAAGTACTTAATGGAAATGTCCGAGTCACGGATGACTTTTAGCATGATGTGGTTAACGTTGTAGCGATGCTGATAGTATTTATTGCCGTAGCCCCACCAGTTATCGACTTTCGACAGCTTAACGTACTTGCCTTTCTTGATTTTGGCGACCTCGTACGGCCCCGTTACGGGTTCTGCTTTCCAGTTGTAACGTTTGACAAAATTATTTGGGATGCCCTTAGGGTAAAAGTGAGCGGGTTTTGGCAAAATATTCAGACGCATGAGCAATTCGTCGTTAGCCAGCTCGTTGGCTGAATGCAGGGCAAAGGTATGCTTATCAAAGATGGTGATCCCTGCGATTTTATTGGTATAGAAGTCTTGATACCAAGGGGCTTTGGTGTGTTTACTTCGCATGTAATCAAACACAAAACCAAAGTCCTTGCTGGTGACGGGCTTACCATCCGTCCAGCGTGCATTTTCATCCAGTTTAAAATAGACGGTTTTGTGGTCGTCGCCTATGGCCCACTGTTTTGCAAGCGCTGGTAGGTATTGACGGGTGTTTGGATGTTGCTGAATGAGAGAAGGATTACCATCCATAATAAACGCACGAAAGCTACCATTTGAATCTGGCCCAACGGTACGCATGGTCAGTGGAAAGCTGTTGATGTGAATACGATAAGTGCCACCTTGTTTGGCGTTGCTATCTGCGAAGGTTGGCTGTTCGTTGTTAGAAACCCAATTTAACCCTTGCGGCACAGAGTCAGCGCTCGCAATGGATGGAAAAAACGTGCCGAGTATTAACAGCAATAACGATGTAAACAGTGTTTTCATAGTGTCTCCAAACTCTTTGTAATAGGGTGCTACCTTGCACTCTTGTTTTATTGTGTATTTGAGATAATCAGACGTATCGGGTGTATTTTTTCGGGTCAAAGGCTTCTCGAACTCCTTCGCCAATAAACGTCACCATGGTTAAAACCAGAACGATGGCACATACGACGGAGCTTATGATCCAATAGGCGTCCAAATTAGACTTACCTTGTTGCAGCAAGTCGCCCCAACTTGGTGTCGGTGGCATCAGCCCAAGTCCGAGGTAATCTAATGCGGTTAAGGTGGTGATATTGGCGACAATGCCAAAGGGCGCGAGCGTGACAATCATGACCATGGTGTTAGGCAGAATGTGTTTGATGATCACCCTGAACGTACCAGCGCCTTGAGCGCGCGCTGCCGTGACATATTCACGTGCTTTTTCTTTATAGGTCATGGTCCGCATATACCAGGTGATGCTGATCCAACCGAATAGAACATTGATAAAGACAAAAAGGAGAAAACTTGGCTGAATGATCGACACCATGATCATGATGACGTACAAAAACGGTACCATTGACCACACTTCGATAAACCTCTGCATGATCAGGTCAAATCGACCGCCGAGATATCCCATAAGTGAGCCGACAAGCACCCCAATGGTGTATGAGATAGCAAGCGTTAACATGGCAAACCAAATGGCAATCCTAAAGCCATATACCAAACGCGCCAGAACATCTCGGCCAGATTGGTCGGTACCCAAGTAATGTTTTTCTGTCACGGATGGCGCAGTAGGAGGGTAATTCGTGCCATCGAAGTCTTGTTCGTACGGGTCCCAAGGTACGAGAGGCATTAAGACCCAATTCCCTTGATTTTGGTTTTTAAAAAGGTGTTCAAGTTCGCGATAGTCCGCCTCATATTCATAATCTTGCCCGAATGTTCGGCCACTTATTACGTGAGTGTAAGTTGGGAAATGCCATTCTCCCTGATACGAAACCATTAGCGCCTTATTGTTGACTAATAATTCAGCGACAGAAGACAGCAAAACCAAAGTGGTTAGGATAAGAAAAGAGAAATAACTGCGTTTTATCGAACGAAATCGTTTCAGTTTTTTCTTAGTTAGTGGGTCAATTTGCATACATTAATGTCCAAATTTCACTCGAGGATCGACGGCTGCAACACAGAGATCAGATAAGATATTGCCAAACATCAGCAGTAGAGATGAAATGGTTAAGATACCCATCACAACGGGGTAATCTCGCTCGATGATGGATTCATAGCCGAGAAGCCCAATACCATCGATGTTAAATACCACTTCGATAAGAAAAGAGCCGGCCACGAATACAGAAACGACATTCCCTAGATGGCTCGCAATCGGGATCAGGCTGTTTCTTAATGCGTGCTTTCTTACCGCTTTGTTAAATGGCAAGCCCTTG
This DNA window, taken from Vibrio tapetis subsp. tapetis, encodes the following:
- a CDS encoding glycoside hydrolase family 36 protein, whose product is MIQSVMLENGCNLDLLQPNVSHTLVRNEVELEFQGIHNEAIPESYLVARTFLACEHHAKLLGDGFQMLAQTGGTFDQLIDIGRCPDNNESYRIYPNDAAKRFYNYLVFEQADGYHLFGFTSCHRFAGYFEISSISTGFDIDVYLDGENSQPGNWDTNQLESFCALHGESLSALYAEYSTLIKQRHGLRSGVKQSAPIGWCSWYAYYADVTEDNIKLNVDQMQETLDDLELVLLDDGYQAFMGDWLSPSDKFSGGVKELIQTIKDKGKKPAIWMAPFIAQPESEVFKQHPDWFVKHADGSLLKAEDITYGGWRCTPWYILDTSHPEVQAHLTHVVKTMREDWGVELFKLDANYWGTLKGVRHQLGVTGVQSYRMGMEAIAKGAGDAWLLGCNAPMWPSLGLVDAMRVSDDVERQPHRFEQIAKETFYRSWQHRQLWQIDPDCVTLTSLANQATDRASYEFHRTAMLACGGLLLSGDPLPDITAFAQSSFCKLITRQKHNQHAAKFTSLALNHAFLALTEHNDLHCLFNFNQENQEHTLTANQPVFWYDYWTGEKLTPEPVQIYQVSLNAGLQSRALITASK
- a CDS encoding EAL domain-containing protein — translated: MVFLTVVLAMFLCVFVIAYLKLSIGSLKHSENRSTDFRYGQVLNSEEYFQSLKKDIFGFEYFSSLMKQIEARKMTVYYHLSLVKIGRSEQSLYRLTRKDKLRQKLYKEINQSVCPTFLKVYSDEYLVVAFAVYKPLDSKDVKEKQKKLIERLPNELVFDGGLVAMDYAISSLYMSSKSVLADLDKMERRLSFGMKKALSTVEGLYIHQEESYCSAMKEKYLTRELYRSICYEEQSFHVVYQPIYDALSDEKPSAYEALVRWNNELNIGPADFVPVLEQHEHLHYQFTFIVLKNVIGDLKARLSRNQLIPPVSVNISTNDLCAPNFVSDVLALTLTCEPLRERLIFEITENNQLIYSDQLKAVVESLTSLGFRFSLDDFGSGYANLDALNLHFVSTVKIDKRYVDDIEIDSHKKQTLFQVLELCAHFGRLVVIEGVENIRQVEIIKALKKSNIYIQGYYYAKPCEKTKAFALLGA
- a CDS encoding diguanylate cyclase domain-containing protein gives rise to the protein MDEYLNKIKQLEAENKRLKQENARLQEKLSVTLDGTGLCLWEQHVPSGSLTIFNVEWGKMLGYQANELSATVDMWKSKLHPEDYDFTVRAFEDHINGKTDFYQIMHRMIHKDGTDSWVSDRGRVVEYDDNGLPLRMMGTHTDITQEKRYEIQLATLANSDPLTGLLNRKAMLESYQNHLATHRDSGSALIFIDVDNFKAVNDELGHKAGDDLLLEIAAWLKNNAMENCRIGRLGGDEFVILCSYSHRTELMKLCHRLLSFSAVSLQHSQATLTLGFSIGICLFTGNQHRFEDVYQRADSAMYQVKKNGKNSIAVVNIDDDCATLCHAAR
- a CDS encoding helix-turn-helix domain-containing protein produces the protein MRAANSEYLLAALRSVIKTKGRTYRDLADEVGVPLSTFKRHLYSPNITLERLLDYCREIDTTLEELQKLAVKLQHDNESFFNNTQDEIFFQFPHLYDFYRELRHIRHRDSHDHMKKKYGLDEASTYAYFRALELLGLVKLTDDNKTQLNGPLYYRFSEDSKLSLKYKDILKAQALENPNCVRVGFSRMNLKESQLDALNKMLTQEVLKYHTENMKKDDDGEGALCNVLLFVTPHETLRFSEGIRTLPNDFLSQVRSQIARIEA
- a CDS encoding ABC transporter ATP-binding protein, with product MANTLLEVRNLKQHYLIRKGLFSDNVYTYAVDGVSFTVKAGETLGLVGESGCGKSSLGRSLLKLNEPTSGQIIYDGQDITHFTARQMVSLRKEIQIIFQDPMESLNSRHTIGRILQEPFDIHKIGTQVERTQKVKELLIKVGLPESAAERYPHEFSGGQRQRIGIARAIALNPKLIVCDEAVSALDVSVQSQIINLLLDLQATMNLALVFIAHDLSVVRHISDNIAVMYLGRIVEMSDTDSLFARPQHPYTQALISAIPLPDPRSRKKREPLKGDVPSPISPPKGCHFESRCHSATEQCKTDYPQLKHVDNHHYVACHRIETT
- a CDS encoding ABC transporter ATP-binding protein, which encodes MKNDCILSVEGLETTFTTDDGDITVLNEVSFDVSKGKTIGIVGESGCGKSVTAASIMGLLPHPYGKITAGSILYKGKDLVQMPAEALYQTRGNEISMIFQDPMTALNPVHTIGKQLCEVYELHKPDLSRKQQKQAAIEMLKQVGIPAAEQRINNYPHELSGGMRQRVMIAIALACNPDVLIADEPTTALDVTVQAQILDLMSEMQDKSNMAIVLITHDMGVVAQSCDEVVVMYAGNVVEKADVYTLFDSPRHPYTQGLLQSIPRMDGEPKSQLGTIPGSVPSLHEMPSGCRFRSRCQYQMPQCATRIPKLMSIGHHHSVSCFLMSEEGNVNG
- a CDS encoding extracellular solute-binding protein, whose protein sequence is MKTLFTSLLLLILGTFFPSIASADSVPQGLNWVSNNEQPTFADSNAKQGGTYRIHINSFPLTMRTVGPDSNGSFRAFIMDGNPSLIQQHPNTRQYLPALAKQWAIGDDHKTVYFKLDENARWTDGKPVTSKDFGFVFDYMRSKHTKAPWYQDFYTNKIAGITIFDKHTFALHSANELANDELLMRLNILPKPAHFYPKGIPNNFVKRYNWKAEPVTGPYEVAKIKKGKYVKLSKVDNWWGYGNKYYQHRYNVNHIMLKVIRDSDISIKYFEKGELDAYYMVFPSIWHEKAKGDLYDRGFLVKEWFFNQSPQGAAGVWLNLNADKMGNSDLRRGIAHSMNVPKMIDIALRGDYTHQQSFGSGFGDYDNKQIQAKAFDLALADKYFDMAGYSALDKDGIRINQAGERLSITLTYLSKMHSPRVIVLKEEAKKAGLEIELKLVDGATGFKSLLEKKHQAAFLGMGAPQMPVYWQYFHSSNAKPQTNNFTNFADPAMDSLIEQYDSEFNVDKKATLSRLIQEKIAQCDCVIPTYSVPFSRAAHWRYVKLPKTSVPPCLAIF